The genomic stretch TGTATcgaaaaatacaaatgttttgtaTAAATTATTTACTGTCTATTTTGTTCACACAAACTTGAAAtgcatttacattattgattcaGAAAACACAAAGAATACATAAatcagctcttttttttttataaagaaaaaaaattgccatTAGTCGATGTTTTTTATATAGCAAGCAAAATTTAAGGTGTTTAATGACATATTGAAATAGTGTGACACTGTTCAGAAAGTTCTGGACTCTCAAACTTCCCGGATCCTTCTGCAAAGGAATGCACAAATCACTGATTCTTGAAATGAGATTTTTAAGTTGTCTTGACCTTTGGCTTGCTGAAGTATGCAGAGTCTGCATCCTAGGAAGGAGAAGATGATCCCAAAATGATATTACTGCAATTGTAGCATAATTAAACCAATTCAGGGATCTGTTCCCAGTACTCACCAGTCCGGCTTTGAAGTTCTGCACACGTTTTCTGCCTAGAACTTTAGTTATGTACCAGGCCAGAGTGGGAGTATACTGCCACATATAGCAGAAGAGTAGAAAGGGCTGCTCAGCAATCCACATCTCTTTCACATGGTTGGCCAGACCTACCAGAGTGAGGTGAACACAGCGCTCTGTAGACATCTTGTGTGTCTGATCACCAGCTGTGGCCACAGGCTGCAGAGAAAAACAAGTACTTTCTAGTTAAGCAAATGCAAGACACACTAAGTATTTTGACTTAACaatcatttgtttttgtgtcattttagaatatttgtatactattatagttttttttattaatatttcaaatagcttttagtttttaaatgtatttttaattaatttttattctgttttacttttttttttttttttttcagttagtaatttttgtacttatttcagttagctaccaagacaacatttttttttattttcatttaatctcattttagttttagcttCATTTCACTTCACAAAAAACAACACTTGTGCAGATACCTTGCCCAGCTCCTCTGTGATCGCGTTCTGAACGATGTTTGATACTACAGGTCCGGGGCAGATGGTACTGATGGTGATGTTTGGATAATCAGCGAGTTCTGTTCTCAGAGAGTTAAAGAAACCCTGCAGAAGCACAACAAATCAGGAGCTTTTTCTATCTTTTATGGCTGTTTTCCTTTACCAGACAATGTTGCAAAAGGGGTAGGCAGATTCTCTGGGAATTCTGTCTACTATTTGCTCTCACCTGCACCGCATGCTTGCTGGCAGCATACCCCGTTGCCAGGGGCGCCCCTACAAAGCCTGTAACGCTGCTGACGGTTGCTATGATACCACTACCACGGCGGATCATGTGGGGCAGCACCTGCTTAGTGACAGATACGGTGCCAAGGTAGTTGAGCTCTATAAGTGCCTGGTACACATCCACATCAGCCTCGATGCACAGCGAACGCTGGGACCGCCCTCCGTTATTTATCAACACATCTATCTGAAAGTGCAGATACAGACACGCaaaaaattaagtgtttttttaaaggggaatATTCCTACTTAATATCTTTGACCATAAGGCATTTTATTGCTTGATGCTCAGATAAGGTACagtataaagaaacaaaattgcTACTGCATTGTCAGAAATTCATGAGGATAAATGATGCTATGCAATGCTAGCATCTGTTTTGCAGAGGATTATTTTCTGCAAACATTTAGGTTTGCAAGTTATATTCCCATGTGTAGGATGTAGGAACTTTAGCTAACTGAAGCATTTAATTTGCTTAATGTTAATGTTGATCATTAAGTGTGTACATCTCCCTGGGTGCCTTTGTTACTGCaatgacattttcaaaatttcacatttagttTCATGTCTCATTTTAAGTCATGTTCTATTATATTGTTCCAAGTATGAATGTAGCTTGATTAACCAGTGCATAATTTAATTCTTAGGTAGTTAATATTCCTCAGGTAGGAAAATTCAATCAAAGTCAATATTATGAAAAAAGGTCCAAATTAACAGTTTATGAAATGTAAATCCATaagaaacaaaagaaacacTCTGAAGATTGGATATGAAATACAGATGGCATTTACATCACCAAAGTGCTTCAGAGCTGCATCAGTTTTTTCTTGATGTGATGCGCGATCCAACAAATCGAGTGGAAGAACAAGAATATCGTCATCCTTTAGAGAGGAGCGCTctaacaaaaaagaaatttcgGGTCAGTAGgtcttttaaatgcttttagtATTTAACTTTAGTCAGGTATTGACAGCAAAGATCCTTGTATACACATTCAGGGCCACACTCTGCAGCTCTGAAGGAGGGACGTGAATTACAGTGTACTTAATTGACCTCTGAGGATTGTTGTGTGTTTACTCCTGTCTCTCAAAAGTTTCTTGGGTCTGTTCGTACCTAAGCAAATGCGTTTCACCCTCTCCAGCTCATTCTCCCTGCGGGCAGACAGCACTAGCCGAGCACCGAGAGCAGCGAGCTGAAGGGACAACTCCTCCCCGATGCCACTGGAGGCTCCTGTAATCCAAACCACTTTGCCTCGCAACGTTGACTCTATGAAATGAAGACACAACAACTTATCTACAGTCATTTaaactgtattatttatttaataattaagttAGCAAAAACAGTGAATAAAGGTAATGAAAGGAATACAAGAACAGCAGGATTGTAAACTCAGTAAATGGGTCAGTctaaaaaaatgtgcttttttttaatgttttatcaggtgaaatacatttttgtaaggGTTTAAACATGCTTAAGTAATAGTTTTTTTAAGTTGCtgggacacatttctcaatacttaggtcactttttcaaaacttcaCATAGTGAGCAAAGCGGCAGTCTATGTGGGCTAATCTGTGGATCATTTAttattgctttggcacaaaatgcattcaatgactacTTTTCAAATGACAAATTCTTTCCTCGCTTAGACACAAACACTGCCAAAACTCTATATATACAGGCCAGTTTGCACATTTACATACTCTTTTCAAAAGTGGTAAACTTTAGAACCTAACTGTTCAGAATATAATgcataatgcaaaaaaagaatAAGACAGCAATTTGCTACATGTCTACTGTGATaccacattaaaatatattctgaatgGCTTTATTTGAGacatgtatgaagtgttttggtagttttagtgtattttcaatataaaattAACTGCTAATGAAAGTTGGTTATAAGAa from Ctenopharyngodon idella isolate HZGC_01 chromosome 13, HZGC01, whole genome shotgun sequence encodes the following:
- the dhrs7 gene encoding dehydrogenase/reductase SDR family member 7, coding for MDICWLCVILAGIAVYLLTQFIRFIFADADLTLLWAARFGRTPESTLRGKVVWITGASSGIGEELSLQLAALGARLVLSARRENELERVKRICLERSSLKDDDILVLPLDLLDRASHQEKTDAALKHFGDIDVLINNGGRSQRSLCIEADVDVYQALIELNYLGTVSVTKQVLPHMIRRGSGIIATVSSVTGFVGAPLATGYAASKHAVQGFFNSLRTELADYPNITISTICPGPVVSNIVQNAITEELGKPVATAGDQTHKMSTERCVHLTLVGLANHVKEMWIAEQPFLLFCYMWQYTPTLAWYITKVLGRKRVQNFKAGLDADSAYFSKPKVKTT